From Corvus cornix cornix isolate S_Up_H32 chromosome 6, ASM73873v5, whole genome shotgun sequence, one genomic window encodes:
- the NPS gene encoding neuropeptide S isoform X2, protein MTLVCSGYPVGPSMSRNPFYLTCQLYGKSDSCLVLLSSCLSKAGRDEVLALGKPLLEFPLHKRSFRNGVGAGIKKTSFRRAKS, encoded by the exons ATGACATTGGTGTGCTCGGGTTACCCAGTTGGACCTTCCATG AGCAGAAATCCTTTTTATTTGACCTGCCAGCTGTATGGGAAATCGGATTCgtgcctggtgctgctgagcagctgcctctccaAGGCGGGCAGGGATGAGGTGCTGGCTCTTGGGAAGCCTCTCCTGGAGTTCCCTCTCCACAAAAGGTCCTTCCGCAACGGCGTCGGAGCGGGAATTAAAAAAACTTCCTTCCGAAGGGCAAAATCCTGA
- the NPS gene encoding neuropeptide S isoform X1 — protein MDLNLHLCFLHANHSLCRLNLVFILWISMTLVCSGYPVGPSMSRNPFYLTCQLYGKSDSCLVLLSSCLSKAGRDEVLALGKPLLEFPLHKRSFRNGVGAGIKKTSFRRAKS, from the exons ATGGATCTAAATCTCCATCTATGCTTCTTGCATGCAAATCACAG TCTATGCAGGTTAAACTTGGTTTTCATTCTGTGGATCTCCATGACATTGGTGTGCTCGGGTTACCCAGTTGGACCTTCCATG AGCAGAAATCCTTTTTATTTGACCTGCCAGCTGTATGGGAAATCGGATTCgtgcctggtgctgctgagcagctgcctctccaAGGCGGGCAGGGATGAGGTGCTGGCTCTTGGGAAGCCTCTCCTGGAGTTCCCTCTCCACAAAAGGTCCTTCCGCAACGGCGTCGGAGCGGGAATTAAAAAAACTTCCTTCCGAAGGGCAAAATCCTGA